The window TAAATTCTCCTTCTCTATCTCGGGGTACCTGTGCATTAAACCTTTCCTACAATCCAGTATAATTGCATGAATTTTCATGCACAAACAAAAAATTATAGAAGAAAAAAACGCAAGCAGCACTATTATATAGTCCGCTTGCATTTTTTTCACCGGTGCATTGCATTATTATTTTGCTGCTGCACCGTAAAGTCCTGCTTTCCCTTTATTAAGGCTACTTTCAATAATTTGTTCCTTTCCAGCAAAAGGTGTACCAGCAAAACTTTGTTGTAATAATATTTTTAATTGATCGATTACCTTAGGGTGATAATTGAAAAAACCTCCACCTAAAACGATACAGTGTGGGTCGAGCAATAGAATCATTTGTTGCAATTGCTTTACCATTGCCTGAATTAATGGTTCTAAAACTGACCCAACTACAGCATTGCCTTGGTAGTAAAGTTCCATCATTTCTTTCAGTGTAATTTCAGGATTTGCGAGTAAATCCCTTCCCATTTTTTCAATTGCCGGCCCAGCTACTGTTTGTTCTAATGTACGCCCTTCATCACCTATAATATTAAAACCGATTTCTCCAGCTAATCCAGTTCCTCTTAGAAATTCACCATTTACAATTGTACAGCAAGAAATACCTGTACTCATTGTTACATAAACCATCGTTTCTTTAGAAAATGACCTTACACAATACTCGCCCCAAGTAGCCATGTATACATCGTTATCCATTTTAATATCGGCTTTAACAAACACCTCAGCTAAACGATTACAAATTGGAAAGTTAGCCCAAGGGATATTATTTTGGTAAACCGCTATCCCTTTTTCAATATCTACAATACCAGGTAAACCAATACATACTTTGGAAATTTCATCAAATGAAATAGCCTTTTCTGTACAAATTTGCTCAAAACTTTTCACTAAACTTTGAAATAATGCCTCTCGACTAGAAGTATCACTAGGAACCTCTTGTTTAGACAATAATTGCTGATCCGGACTAAAAATAGCTGTTGCTAACTTTGTTCCACCAACATCTGCTACTAATGTATAGCTCATCAATTCACCGCCTAATTTAAGATAGGTTTACAACTTGTGTTAAATTACGTGGTTTATCCGGATCAAAACCTTTAAAAATCGCACGTTGGAAAGCTAGTAGTTGAAAATATGGTACTACTTCCACTAGGCGATTTAAGTCATCCAACTTATCAGAAAGCTTAATAATTACATCTGCTTCTAATTGCTCAGATGCAA is drawn from Solibacillus sp. R5-41 and contains these coding sequences:
- a CDS encoding ROK family protein; the protein is MSYTLVADVGGTKLATAIFSPDQQLLSKQEVPSDTSSREALFQSLVKSFEQICTEKAISFDEISKVCIGLPGIVDIEKGIAVYQNNIPWANFPICNRLAEVFVKADIKMDNDVYMATWGEYCVRSFSKETMVYVTMSTGISCCTIVNGEFLRGTGLAGEIGFNIIGDEGRTLEQTVAGPAIEKMGRDLLANPEITLKEMMELYYQGNAVVGSVLEPLIQAMVKQLQQMILLLDPHCIVLGGGFFNYHPKVIDQLKILLQQSFAGTPFAGKEQIIESSLNKGKAGLYGAAAK